The following coding sequences lie in one Anguilla anguilla isolate fAngAng1 chromosome 14, fAngAng1.pri, whole genome shotgun sequence genomic window:
- the s100z gene encoding protein S100-Z isoform X3, giving the protein MPTQLEGAMDALITVFHNYSGNEGDKYKLNKGELKQLLNSELTDFLTSQKDPMLVEKIMNDLDSNKDNEVDFNEFVVLVAALTVACNDFFQEQQKKKGN; this is encoded by the exons ATGCCGACGCAGCTGGAGGGTGCAATGGATGCACTAATCACTGTTTTTCACAACTACTCTGGAAATGAAGGGGATAAATACAAACTTAACAAGGGCGAGCTCAAACAGCTTTTAAACAGTGAGCTCACCGATTTCTTGACG TCTCAAAAGGATCCTATGCTGGTAGAGAAGATCATGAATGACCTGGACTCCAACAAGGACAACGAGGTGGACTTCAATGAGTTTGTGGTGCTAGTGGCTGCGCTGACCGTGGCATGCAATGATTTCTTTCAGGAACAGCAGAAGAAGAAAGGGAATTAG